Proteins encoded in a region of the Streptomyces sp. NBC_00310 genome:
- a CDS encoding carbohydrate ABC transporter permease: MTIASSSPPFRRRGDGVLAAVFIAPAMLGFLVFLLWPTLRGIYLSFTRFNLLTPAEWVGLDNYVRMVNDPIFWDSLTVTVEYVVLNIAVQTVAALAIAVLLQRLTQSALLRGIVLTPYLMSNVVAGLVWLWILDTQLGIGNEIIGALGVDRVPFLADETWAIPTIALINVWRHVGYTALLLFAGLQAIPNDVYEAARVDGASEWRMFWRVTMPLLRPVLAVVLIMTVIGSFQVFDTVAVTTAGGPANATNVLQFYIYGSAFGRFQFGYASAMSVALLVVLSAITVLQYRLTRAGQSDLG; encoded by the coding sequence ATGACCATCGCCTCCAGCAGTCCACCGTTCCGCAGGCGAGGCGACGGCGTCCTGGCCGCCGTCTTCATCGCCCCGGCGATGCTCGGCTTCCTGGTGTTCCTGCTCTGGCCGACGCTGCGCGGCATCTATCTGAGCTTCACCCGCTTCAACCTGCTCACCCCGGCCGAGTGGGTGGGCCTCGACAACTACGTCCGGATGGTCAACGACCCCATTTTCTGGGACTCGTTGACGGTCACGGTCGAGTACGTGGTTCTCAACATCGCTGTGCAGACGGTCGCCGCGCTCGCCATCGCCGTGCTCCTCCAGCGGCTGACCCAGTCGGCCCTGCTGCGCGGCATCGTCCTCACGCCCTATCTGATGTCGAACGTGGTCGCCGGTCTGGTCTGGCTGTGGATCCTCGACACCCAGCTCGGCATAGGCAACGAGATCATCGGCGCCCTCGGTGTGGACCGCGTCCCCTTCCTCGCCGACGAGACCTGGGCCATCCCCACGATCGCCCTGATCAACGTGTGGCGGCACGTCGGCTACACCGCGCTGCTCCTCTTCGCCGGGCTCCAGGCGATACCGAACGACGTGTACGAGGCGGCCCGGGTGGACGGCGCGAGCGAGTGGCGGATGTTCTGGCGGGTCACCATGCCCCTGCTGCGTCCGGTGCTGGCGGTGGTGCTGATCATGACGGTGATCGGTTCGTTCCAGGTGTTCGACACCGTGGCGGTGACCACGGCGGGCGGTCCCGCGAACGCCACGAACGTCCTGCAGTTCTACATCTACGGCTCCGCCTTCGGCCGCTTCCAGTTCGGCTACGCCTCGGCGATGTCCGTCGCCCTGCTGGTCGTGCTCAGCGCGATCACCGTCCTGCAGTACCGGCTCACCAGGGCCGGCCAGAGCGACCTCGGCTGA